The segment GCCCGCGTAGCGGTGCGCGACAAACGGGCGACGGGTGATGAGGTAGCGCATTGACCGCTGTGGATAACTTGGCTGCTGAGCAGGCAACGGATTGGCGTATTGACTGGCAGGCCCCGTGGCTTGCTGCGCTGCGAGAGCTGGGCCAACAGGCGCATGGGCTGGTGCAGGCTGGTGCGACAGTGGCCAGCGGCTTGCAATATGTGAAGCAGGCGCATGGTTTGCTGCCGGGCTGGCAGTTTGTGGATCAGCAGCAGTTGCCTGTAGGCCAAGCGTATGAGGCCTTTATTTGCAACCAGCGCTGCATTCCCACTCGCAACAATTTGCATGACTTCTTTAACGGCTTAATCTGGCTGCATTGGCCTAATCTCAAGCAGCAACTCAATGCACTGCAGGCGGGCGAGATTGAGAGCCAAGGCGTGGGCGCACAGCGGGGCCGCTTGCGTGACTCGATCACGGTGCTAGATGAAAACGGCGGCTTGCTGCTGGCGCCACAGGCCTTGTGCGATGCATTGCGAGAAAAACGTTGGCAGGACTTGTTTGTGCACCAGCGCGAGCTGTGGGCGCAGGCTCAATTCTTGCCCATTGGCCACGCCTTGCTGGAAAAGCTGGTGCAGCCGCGCAAGGCGATCACGGCGCATGTGATTTGCGTGCCGATGGTGCAAGCACCAGCAATGTGTACGGTGGAGGCCGCGGATGCGTGGTTGAGCGAGCAGTTGCGCAGCGCATCTTGCAATCTGGTGAATAAACCCTATCTACCCATTCCCGTATTAGGAATCCCGGGCTGGTGCCTGCAAAACCAGAACTTTTCCTTCTATGATGACTCTTTAGTATTCCGAGCCTCGCGTACCGCATAAGCACCATAACAATCGGTACGGGCAGCAAAAAGCTGGCTTGATAAGCATTCGCTGCACACAGGCGAAGCATCAAGGGTTTGGGTCATTTTGTCCTCTGTGTGGAGTACATCCTCGATGAAACGTATTGCCTTATTTCTTTTGACCAACATCGCCGTTGTGGCGGTGCTGGGCATTGTCGCCAGCTTGCTGGGCGTCAACCGCTACATTGGCCCCAATGGCCTCAATATGAGCTCCCTGCTGGGCTTTGCCTTCATCATGGGCTTTGGTGGCGCGATTATTTCGCTGCTGATCTCCAAGCCCATGGCCAAGTGGACCTCGGGCGTGCAGATCATTAACGAGCCCCGCAATGCGGATGAGGCTTGGATCGTCAACACCGTGCGCGGCTTTGCGGACAAGGCCGGTATTGGCATGCCTGAGGTGGGTATCTATGAAGGTGAGCCCAATGCCTTTGCCACGGGTGCTTTCAAGAACTCGGCGCTGGTCGCTGTCTCTACCGGTCTGCTCGAAGGCATGACTCGTGAAGAAGTCGAAGCCGTGATTGCTCACGAAGTGGCCCACATCGCCAACGGCGACATGGTCACCATGACGCTGATTCAAGGGGTGATGAACACCTTCGTGGTCTTCTTGTCGCGCCTGATTGGCTACGCAGTGGATAGCTTTTTGCGCAAGAACGATGAAAACAGCTCTGGCCCCGGCATTGGCTACATGATCACTACCGTGGTGCTGGACATTTTGTTTGGCTTTGTCGCCGCCATCATCGTGGCCTGGTTCTCGCGTCAGCGTGAATTCCGTGCCGATTCGGGCGCTGCACAGCTGATGGGTAACCGCCAGCCCATGATGAATGCGCTGGCCCGTCTGGGTGGCATGCACCCCGGCGAGCTGCCCAAGAGTGTGGCTGCCATGGGCATTGCCGGTGGTATTGGTCAACTGTTCTCGACCCACCCCCCACTTGAAGAGCGTATTGCTGCGCTGCAAAATGCGCGCTAACCGCAGGTGAATTGCAAGCTGATATGTAAACGGCCCTAGCAGCTCTTTACGCAGCCTTCACAAGCCCCTGTCAACAAATGGCAGGGGCTTTTGCGTTGTAGATGTAGGCTTGTATCTTTAGGAGTGCTTATGCCTCTTCTGTCTCAAAATTCAACCCGCCGCCTGTTGCCCGCCTTGTTGCTGGGTGGGGCTGCGGCCTTGCTTGGCGGCTGTGTGGTAGCTCCGGCTTACCCTGGCTATTCGAGCTATGGCAACGAGGTCATGGTCGGCGATGTCTATGCGCCAATGGCACCGCCGCCTCTGCGCACTGAAGTGATACCGATTGCACCGTCGCCTGCCTATGTATGGATTGGCGGCTCATGGGGCTGGGGCGGTGGCCGCTACAACTGGAACCCCGGTCGCTGGTCTATGCCGCCTCGCCCCGGTTACGGCTGGAATGCCGGTGGCTGGAATCATGGCCCGCGTGGTTGGCATGGCGGCGGCGGTCGTTGGGGCCCGCGTCGCTAAGTCAAGATTGGGGCGCAGCGTTTGCGCGCCCCATCAGTAGGCGAAATGGCAGCAGCAGGCACACGCCCAAAGCCAGCTTGACACCTAGATCACCCAGTGCCCAAGTCACCCACGGCAGGTCTTCGCCAGCAAAGCCAATGCTCCAAAAGACTGCGGTATCCAGACAGGCGGCAAGCACCGTGGCAATCAGCGGCGCGCGCCACCAGTGGCTGTGGCGCAGCTTGTCGAACACTGAAATATCCAGCATCTGCGAGCAGGCAAACGCCAGCCCTGAGGCCGCCGCAATGCGCGGCGGAGCCAGCAGGGCCGAGGCGAGCACTGCGACCGCAAAACCTACCCATGCCACGCGCTTGGCTTGCGCCGGGCCAAAACGCCGGTTCACCAGCTCGCTGACCAGAAAGGCAAACGGGTAGGTGATGGCCCCCCAAGTCAGCCAGTCATTGATGGCGAACTGAACGAGGATGTTAGAGGCCAGCACCACAACGCCCATGGCCGATACCGCCAGCAGCAGGGCTGACTTATCGGGGCGCGGGTAGGCTGTGTGCAAACTCATTGGCGTGGAGTTTTACAAGGCCCCACCGGAGCCACGCGAGCCAGAAGATGGCACCGGTAGACCCAAAATGGCGCAGGCCACGGCCTCACCCACCTTGATGCCATCCACACCCGCCGACAAAATGCCGCCCGCGTAGCTGGCGCCTTCACCGGCAGGGTACAGACCGCGTGTGTTGTCGCTTTGAAAATCCGCGCCACGGCCAATTTTGACGGGCGATGAGGTGCGGGTTTCCACACCGGTCAGCACGGCGTCATTCATGTCGTAGCCGTGAATCTTCTTGCCAAAGGCGGGAAGGGCTTCGCGCATGGCTTCAATCGCGTAGGCGGGTAGGGCTTGGTGTAGGTCGCCCAGATAAATGCCGGGCTTGTACGAGGGCTCCACTGCGCCCAACTCTGACGATGGCGTGCCCGCCACAAAGTCGCCCACCAACTGGCCGGGGGCGCTGTAGTCTTGGCCGCCCAGCTCATAGGCTTTGGACTCTAATTGGCGCTGCAGCACCACGCCAGAAAGAGGGTGGAACTCACCTTTTTTCAGCTTTTCTGCGCCCAAGGTTTTGCCGTCAAACGCCCAAGCAAAGCTTGCTGCGTCTTGCGGGTAGTCTTCGGGGCTGATGGCGCAGACCATACCTGCATTGGCATTGCGTTCGGCACGCGAGTACTGGCTCATGCCGTTGGTGACCACGCGTCCGGGCTCGCTGGTCGCCGCCACCACGGTGCCGCCGGGGCACATGCAAAAGCTATAGACCGCACGACCGTTCTTGGCGTGGTGCACCAGCTTGTAATCTGCAGCGCCCAGCAGCGGGTGACCTGCATCTTTGCCCCAGCGTGCGCGGTCAATCACGCTTTGTGGGTGCTCGATACGGAAGCCGATAGAAAACGGCTTGGCCTCCATGGCCACGCCGCGCTCGAAGAAGTTTGTGAAGGTGTCGCGTGCGCTATGGCCTAGCGCCATCACCGCGTGGTGCGTGGGCAGGTAGTAGCTTTCCCCGGTGACTTGATTGAGTACTTGCAGGCCGGTTAACTGACGCTGGCCATCGACTTCCTCAATCTGCACATCGGTCACGCGCTGCTCAAAGCGGATTTCACCGCCCAGTCGCACGATTTCATGGCGAATACCTTCCACCAGCTTGACCAGCTTGAAGGTGCCGATGTGGGGGTGGGCGGCGTAGAGAATCTCGGGCGGCGCACCATAGGTCACAAACTCGGTCAGTACCTTGCGACCCAGATGGCGCGGATCCTTGATCTGGCTGTAGAGCTTGCCGTCAGAGAACGTACCGGCACCGCCTTCGCCGTACTGCACATTGGATTCGGGCGTCAGCTCGCGCTTGCGCCACAGACGCCATGTGTCCTTGGTGCGCTGGCGCACCGTCTTTCCGCGCTCGAGCACGATGGGCTTGAAACCCATCTGAGCCAGCACCAGCGCTGCAAACATGCCGCAGGGGCCAAAGCCCACGACCACGGGGCGATCTGCCATATCAGCAGGCGCTTGACCAATGGGCGTCCACCGCATGTCTGGCGTGGGGTTGACGTGGGAGTGGTCCGCAAAGCGCGCCAGCAGCGCGGCTTCCTGGCTTTCATCGGCCAGCGTGATGTCGACGATGTAGACGGCCAGAAGCTCAGTCTTGCGTGCATCAAAGCTGCGCTTATGCACTTGCAATGCGGCAATGGCCTTGGCGGGCAAACCCAAGCGCTCAGCAGCTAAGGCCGTGAGCTTTTCAATGGGTTGAAATTCGGTGTGGTTATCGGGGTGATATTCCACCGCCGACAAAGGGAGTTTGAGTTCTGCGATGCGGATCATGGCTTGTACCTATCAAGCAAACACAGATTATAATCAAATAATTATAAGAGAGGGTGTGATGAGGTTAACTGGATTGTTTTTTGCATTGGTGAATTTATTCTTTATATTTTTAGAATATATAGTAAAAAGAATTAACGGAGCAGGAGTAGATGAGTCTTTTTTTATTTTTTATTTTCTCAAGCTAAAGGCGCTGATGTAACGGGATTTTATAAAGAAATAATAATTTCTATTATTTTTATTGTTGCTGTAGGGGGTATTTTTATTGTTGCGTACAAAAACCTATCAAAATTTCGCAATCAGTTAATTTTTTTATTTTGTTCTTTGTTTTTTTTGCCGTTAAATGCAGGACTATTGAAAACAG is part of the Comamonas sp. Y33R10-2 genome and harbors:
- a CDS encoding DUF3025 domain-containing protein, whose product is MDNLAAEQATDWRIDWQAPWLAALRELGQQAHGLVQAGATVASGLQYVKQAHGLLPGWQFVDQQQLPVGQAYEAFICNQRCIPTRNNLHDFFNGLIWLHWPNLKQQLNALQAGEIESQGVGAQRGRLRDSITVLDENGGLLLAPQALCDALREKRWQDLFVHQRELWAQAQFLPIGHALLEKLVQPRKAITAHVICVPMVQAPAMCTVEAADAWLSEQLRSASCNLVNKPYLPIPVLGIPGWCLQNQNFSFYDDSLVFRASRTA
- the htpX gene encoding protease HtpX, whose translation is MKRIALFLLTNIAVVAVLGIVASLLGVNRYIGPNGLNMSSLLGFAFIMGFGGAIISLLISKPMAKWTSGVQIINEPRNADEAWIVNTVRGFADKAGIGMPEVGIYEGEPNAFATGAFKNSALVAVSTGLLEGMTREEVEAVIAHEVAHIANGDMVTMTLIQGVMNTFVVFLSRLIGYAVDSFLRKNDENSSGPGIGYMITTVVLDILFGFVAAIIVAWFSRQREFRADSGAAQLMGNRQPMMNALARLGGMHPGELPKSVAAMGIAGGIGQLFSTHPPLEERIAALQNAR
- a CDS encoding YXWGXW repeat-containing protein, with the translated sequence MPLLSQNSTRRLLPALLLGGAAALLGGCVVAPAYPGYSSYGNEVMVGDVYAPMAPPPLRTEVIPIAPSPAYVWIGGSWGWGGGRYNWNPGRWSMPPRPGYGWNAGGWNHGPRGWHGGGGRWGPRR
- a CDS encoding VUT family protein: MSLHTAYPRPDKSALLLAVSAMGVVVLASNILVQFAINDWLTWGAITYPFAFLVSELVNRRFGPAQAKRVAWVGFAVAVLASALLAPPRIAAASGLAFACSQMLDISVFDKLRHSHWWRAPLIATVLAACLDTAVFWSIGFAGEDLPWVTWALGDLGVKLALGVCLLLPFRLLMGRANAAPQS
- a CDS encoding NAD(P)/FAD-dependent oxidoreductase; the protein is MIRIAELKLPLSAVEYHPDNHTEFQPIEKLTALAAERLGLPAKAIAALQVHKRSFDARKTELLAVYIVDITLADESQEAALLARFADHSHVNPTPDMRWTPIGQAPADMADRPVVVGFGPCGMFAALVLAQMGFKPIVLERGKTVRQRTKDTWRLWRKRELTPESNVQYGEGGAGTFSDGKLYSQIKDPRHLGRKVLTEFVTYGAPPEILYAAHPHIGTFKLVKLVEGIRHEIVRLGGEIRFEQRVTDVQIEEVDGQRQLTGLQVLNQVTGESYYLPTHHAVMALGHSARDTFTNFFERGVAMEAKPFSIGFRIEHPQSVIDRARWGKDAGHPLLGAADYKLVHHAKNGRAVYSFCMCPGGTVVAATSEPGRVVTNGMSQYSRAERNANAGMVCAISPEDYPQDAASFAWAFDGKTLGAEKLKKGEFHPLSGVVLQRQLESKAYELGGQDYSAPGQLVGDFVAGTPSSELGAVEPSYKPGIYLGDLHQALPAYAIEAMREALPAFGKKIHGYDMNDAVLTGVETRTSSPVKIGRGADFQSDNTRGLYPAGEGASYAGGILSAGVDGIKVGEAVACAILGLPVPSSGSRGSGGAL